In the Bacillus amyloliquefaciens DSM 7 = ATCC 23350 genome, TCGGGAAACCAATCACTTTTAATGCTGAAGATTCAAAGTTCTTGGAGCTGGTCAACGACTTTGTAAACGAAGATTTTGATGACGTAATGAATGAGCTTTTGAAAAACGCCAGTAATAAGGGCAGTGAATGGCTCCACCCGTTTGTTGATGAAGACGGGAAATTTGATTTTATCCGGATTCCTGCTGAAGAAGTCATTGCGGTATACGATACAACGAAAAAGAGGAAGCTTCTGTATGCAATCAGGTATTATGATGTGAAAAACATTGATGATGAATACACTCGTAAGGTCGAATTGTATACGGATGAGCAGATATTCTACTACGTAATGCACGATGGCACTCTCGTTCTTGATTTTGACTACGAACGAAACCCGGAGAGTCATTTTTATTTAGGTAATGCCGGGTATGGATGGGGAAAAGTCCCCTTAATCGAGTTCAAGAACAATGAAGAAGGCGTCAGCGATCTTGTTTTTTACAAGGATTTAATTGATCAATACAACAGCAACATTTCAAATAACGCAAATACTTTTGATGAAATGCAAGACTTCATTTACATCCTTAAAAACTTCGGCGGTCAAAATTTGAGCGAGTTCATGACAAATCTACGTTATTACAAGGCCGTTGAAGTCGGTTCGGATGGCGGAATGGATATGAAAACTGCTGAAGTACCGATTGACAGCGCGAACACCCACCTTGACCGACTTGAAGAAAATATATACCGGTTCGGGCAGGGAGTTAACAATAATCCTGACAAAGTGGGAAATTCACCGACGAACGTTGCAATTAAAAACCTATATTCTTTACTTGATCTGAAGGCAAATGAAGCTGAGAGGAAATTCCGTCCGGCTTTGCATGCCTTCTTTTGGTTTTTTACTGAATATTTGCGGATGACCGGCCAAGGGGAATACGATCACACTCTCTTACAAATGACATTCAATCGTTCACGTATGACCAATGAACTTGAAGAGGTGCAGATGGGTAATCAAAGCACTGATTTAAGCAAAGAAACCCGTCTCGCTCATCATCCATGGGTTGACGATGTAGAAGCTGAAATGAAGCGAATTGAATCTGAAGAAATCGAATACAGGAACAGCATGCCGCCGTTAACGGATGTGGAAACAGACGCGGGCGGTGATGAAGATGAACCAGAATGATATTGATAAGTACCTGGACGACATGATCACTGAGGATGCTCAGAAGATTGATGTCGTTTTTGCGTCTCGCTTAAAGGAGATCAATGCACAAATTGCCCGGCTGTATGCGAAGTACAGCAAGGACGGCCAGCTTACTTTTGCCGATGCCAACAAATACAATCGTCTGAACAAGGAAATGGAGAGGATGGCCGAGGAATCTCACAAGGCTTTCAAAACCATTCTGACAATTGTTGAGGCATTAGCAGCCAAGCAGTTTTTAGAGAATTACATGCGTTCTGCTTATCTATTTGAATTGGAATCTGTGGTAAACTTGGGTTTTAGCATCCCGACAGCCGAAGTCATTCGGCAGGCCATTCTAAACCCTATAGCCGAATTGACTTTGTCAGCGATATACAGGCGACATCGAGACGATTATGTCCGACAGATTCAAATTTCCGTCGCTCAGGGCCTGCAAGCGGGGGAGGATTATTCAAAGATCGCCCGCCGCATTGAAAGAGCGACGGAATTCGCGCGCAGAAAAGCCCGTGACGTAGCGAGAACAGAAGCTCATAGGGTACAAGTGTCGGCGAGGATGGAAAGCGCTGAGAAGGCCTCAAAACGGAGCAATCTTGAAAAAATGTGGAATGCTACCCTTGATCTTAAAACACGAGCCGGGCACAGGAAGCTGGACGGGAAGACAATAGAGCGCAATGGGCTCTTCAAATCAATTTACGGCGGCGTCGGGCCGGCTCCGGGGCACATGAATAATGCCAAGGATGATATTAACTGCCGTTGCACGATTACTTTCAAAGTAAACGGCGTGCTGCCGGATACAAGAAGGGCCCGTAAGCGCGGGAATGGAGCTGGCGAGACCATCCCATACCAAACCTATGAAGAGTGGTACAAATCCATTGAGGAAAGGGGGAAATGATTCATGAAAGAGAACGAACGTATTAAATACCTCCTAGAAATGTTGAATAGTGCAATTCAATATAATGACTCTGATAGCTACAACGAGATTATCAGTGAGTTGAAGCAATCACTGTTTACTCCTAAAGCATTTGATACAAAGACTGCTGAAAAAATGGTTGAATTACAGAAAGAGTACAGAGCGAAAGACAATCACTCTAGTCAATTTAATGGATGGGGCATTGTTGCTCCTAAGCTAACAAACATTTTCGATAACAAAATAGGTAAGCTTTAAAGCTGGTTACTCATGTGACAGCTTTTTTCTTTTGTCCTGAGCATGACGTTAAAAGGCTCTTTTGTCTGCTCGTTTTAAAGGTTTAGAGCAAAAACAAACGTAAATCCTGCGCGTGAGGTGGACACGCAAAAAAACATCAAAGGAGAGAATGAAATGAGTTTAAAAGAATTGCTCGGTGATGATTTATATGCTCAGGTGATCGAAAAAGCCGGAGATCAAAAGATTGATATTGTCAGTAACGGCCAATGGTTCCCAAAGGAGCGTTTTGATGCAGTCAACAATGAGAAGAAGGACTTGAAAAGCCAGCTTGACGAGCGGGACCAGCAATTGACTGCCTTGCAGAAACAGGCTAAAGGAAACGAAGAGCTTCAGGCGGCAATTGAACAATTGCAAGAAGACAACAAAAAAACTGCTGAGGAGTATCAGCAAAAATTAGATCAGCAGGCTTTTGACTTCGCGATTGAATCAGCATTGCGGGATGCGAAGTCAAAAAACATCAAGGCTGTTAAAGCCAATTTAAATCTTGATGGTTTGAAATTAGCTGACGGCAAGGTGATTGGTCTTGACGAACAGCTAACGGCTCTCAGGGAAAGCGACAGCTATCTTTTTGAGGAAGACCAAAAAGGCGCTCCGTCTTTAGCAGGTAGGCAGCCACACGACACAGCAAATTCAGGTGTTCATTCACCAACAGGCAAGAATCCATTTAGTCAGGACCATTTAAACCTGACTGAGCAAGGTCACATTTTGAAAAGTGATCCAGAACAAGCAAGAAAATTAATTATCCAAGCAGGCGGAAATCCTGCAATCTATGGATTATAAAGGAGAATTTAAATGACAGTAACTAGAGTTCAGGATGTTATCATCCCAGAAATTTTTAACCAATACACAATGAACAATACTGTTGAACAAACAGCGGTATATCGAAGTGGAATTATTCAGCCTGTACCGGGCTTAATTGTTCCGAGTGGTGGGGATACAGTCAATATGCCTTTTTGGAACGATCTTGAAGGAGATCCAGAGGCGATTCAATCAAACTTTGCATTGACTCCAGAAAAAATCAAAGCAGGGAAAGACGTTGCTCGGGTATTCGAATATGGTAAGGCTTGGAGCGCAGAAGATTTAGCGGGAGAGCTTGCGGGATCAGATCCAATGAGAGCAATTGGGGATCGTGTCAATTACTATTGGGAAAGACAGTTTCAAAAAATGATCTTCCTTATGTTGGATGGTGTCTTTGGTAGCAACATCACTAATAATGATGGCGATCTTGTATTAGATATTTCGAGCGGTGACGGGAAAAAGTACACAACTTACCTATTTGCTGGAGGTGCCGTTGGTTATGCCCCAGGTATGCCGAAAACACCAACCGAAACAGATCGAAACTCACTAAAAGGTGAGGACATTTTGATCAATCGTAAGAAGTTCATTATGCATCCTCGTGGTTTCAAATGGACCGAAGCTGATGTTGCTGCTGAAATGCCTACATTCAAAGAATTGGCAAGCGCAAAGAACTATGAACGTGTTTATGACAAAAAGAAAGTCCGAATTGTGAAGATCATTTCCAATGAAGGACCAGAAGCAGCAACTAAATCAAAATTAAGCGGTGAAGTGATTCTTGATGCAGCTCAATTACTCGGGGATGCTAAAGGGAAATTCACTTCAATTGCAATGCATTCAGTAACGCATACAAATTTACAGAAACAAAACTTGATTGAGTTCATTCCTAACAACAGGGCTGATGTAGGTTTTGGAACATACCTTCAAAAGTCCATTATTGTTGATGATTCACTTCCAGTAGATGAGCCTACTCCTACGCCCTAATGCGCCCCAAAATCTACGGTTTACAAGCACGAGTAATTCTGTGACTGTCAATTGGGATGCCGTAGCTGGGGCGGATTCATACAATGTTTATCGGGGAGCAGACAAACGTCTTGATAAGAATGTAACCAAGCCTGAATACAGCACGGACGGTCTAACGCCTGATACTAAGTTAACAATCAATGTCACTTCTGTTAATGAGAGCGGCGAATCTGCAATGTCGGAAATCGCAACTAAAACCAATGCAGAGGGAGGCAGCGAATAAATGGGAGCAACAACCTTTTGGCTCTTGGAACAAGAATTGAAAAGGCGTGCAAACATCGATAAGGCAGCTCAAGAAAAACTGTCTTATGACGAAATGACTGTCGAGCAACTCAAGCAGGTAGCAAAGGATAAAGGGATCTCAGGTTATTACAACATGAAACGAGAAACACTTCTCGAAAAATTGAAAGGGTGATCCAATGGACATCCAACAAGTGAAACGAATGATAGGGATAACAACCGATAAGCATGACGCTTATTTGTCTGAGGTTGTCCCTATTTTAATTGAGGTTGCCGCAGACGAATGCAAAAATACTTTTGATCCAAAAGCGCTGCCCGCTGGTGTAAAAATATTTGTTGCGAAAGCGGCTGAATACAATATGACGCCGTCTGGTCTGTCTGGGAGAAGTATGGGGGATGTGTCATATTCGTATAACACGGAATTCCCGCAACACATTATGAAGAATCTGTACCCATACAGAAAGGCATTCCGATGATCTATGAAGAATTCCCGCATGTCATAACGTTTCAGCGGTGGGAAGAGGTGCCGGACGGCGGCGGGGGCTATGTTGAAAAATTCACTGATTATCTCACAACAGAGGCCTTTGTCGGTGGGATTACGTCCCGGGAATATTATCAGGCTCAACAGCTTCAGAATCCGGTTGATTGCAATGTGTATTTCCCGTACCGCAATGATATTGAGAAGACAATGCGGATCATCTACGAAAACAAGGTGCTGACTCTCAAATCAGATCCGATCGACCAGGGCGGCATGCATGAGATTATGAATTTGAAATGTCAGGTAACGGGGGTACTGAAGGGCAATGGCTGAGGTGAGCGGAAGATGGGTCAGGCAGATGCAAAGAGCCACGAGCGAATTCAGAAGCCGGGTCATAGATGATATTAAGCAACTGGTCACAGACACGGCCGAGCTGATTTACAGCCATGCTGTTCTGAATGCTCCGACCGCCGCAATAGACGGGGGGAACCTGAAAAATTCAATTGAAATCGACTACCAAGAGGGCGGCTTACGGGCCGTTATTTCTGTTGGTGCCGATTATGCCGTATATGTGGAATACGGAACAGGGATTTACGCAGAGGAAGGCGGCGGCCGGCAAACGCCGTGGGTTTATTACGACACCAAGCTAAATAGATGGGTAGTCACCCGGGGAATGCGGGCGCAGCCGTTCTGGAATCCAGCTGTGGACGAAGGCATGCGGTATTTTGCCAGTCAAATGTGATAGAAAGGAGCTGTCATCATGCGATCTGCCCTGTGGCCGTTGCAGGCTGCTCTATTTAAGAGGTTATCAACAGACGAAGAGCTGGACGGGCGCGTCACGGGCGTCTTTGATGCAGTCCCGAAAGATCAGCAAAAGCCTTATGTGACAATGGGCGATGATGATGTATCCCCATTTAAAACCAAGACATCCAGCGGTGAAGAAATCAATGTGGTTTTACACTGCTGGTCAGGTTACAACGGAAAAAAAGAAGCAATGGAGATTCTGAGCCTCATGCTTCAAGCGTTAACAAGCAGGCCCCTAACAATAGAGGGCTTTTCTTTATGCCGTTCTGAGATGCGCAGCATGCAGGTGATCACCGATATTGACGGGTACACGCGTCACGGCATTCTCAGAATGCGCTTCACAATAAACAATTGAGAGGATGAAAGAAATGCCAGATTTATTAAACGGTAAAGATGAGATTTATTTTGTGCAGCCGATGGATGCAAAAGGGGCAGACGGGCTGTTCATCGCCTTTCAAACAGAAGGGTCACACACGAAAGAACAGGACACGCTGGATGAGTCCACAAAATCAGGCCGTATTGTCGGTTATGGTACAAAAAATGAAAGCTTTGAGCTGACTTATTATGCTGCTGTGACCGATCCGGGGCAGGAAGCGATTGAAAGTGCTTATGATAACGAAAAGGCAATTAAGGTCTGGAAAGTCAATAAAAACAAAAACAAAAATGATAAGCATGATTCTGTCTTTGGACATGCAATTATTGAAAGTTTGGAATTCAGTCAGCCGCAGGATGGGTTTGTTGAGGTTTCAATAACTCTGCCTGTGCTCGGGAAAACATTCAAAGGCGAATTGCCGCCACTATCAGATGAAATTTTAGCGATGATTGAATCCTCTGCCGGCGCGACTAAGTTTGAGGAATTCGGCGGCACGACTACGCCCTAATGCGCCCCAAAATCTATCGTTCACGGCTACGACTGACAGCGTGACCGTGAAATGGGATGCGGTAGATGGGGCAACTTCATATAAGGTATACAGGGGAGCGAGCAAGCAACTGGACGCAAATGTCACAGGCACATCCCACACCTTGACAGGAATTGCGGCCGACACGAAACTGACGGTCAACGTCTCTGCTGTGAACGATGCGGGCGAGTCCTCAATGTCTGAGATTGTTACGCAAACACAAGCGGTTACGCCCTAACGTACCCCGCAATATAACTGCGAAAAGCGCCACTTCAAATCAGGTGAGTTTTTCATGGGATGCGGTGAAAGGGGCGACATCTTACAACATTTACAGATTTTACGCAAAAATAGCGACTGTCTCAACGAACTCGTACACGTCGAATCCTAACCTGAAGCCGGATACCGCCTACATTTTTAACGTGTCGGCAGTGAACTCGGCCGGGGAATCGGAACGATCGGCCAATTTTACGATACGAACAGAAAAGGAATCATAGGGTCCGGGCTTCCCGGGCTCTTTTTTAACATACAAAAATAATCGGAGGTTTTATAAATGGCTTACTTAACTATCGGAGATAAAGAATACAAATCACGTTGCGACTTTGCTTTTGACAGATTGGCAAACGAAAAATACTCCACTGAGGACGAAAAGGGCAAAGGCGGCACAATGAATATTTACATGAGTCTGCTGAATGAAGAGGCTTCCTACCTTTCTGCTTTTTGGGATTGCGCACTTGCTTACTTGAAGAAAGAAAAGCCTTCAACTGAGGCTATTGAAGAAGCAATCATGAAAATCATTGATGAAGACGAGACAGGCGAGGCAATTGACAAGATGATCAATGAAGCATTCACGACACTGGACTCAGCGGGTTTTTTCAAAGGTGTGATCCGTCAGCGTTGGAAGATGATGGAGAAGATGAACAAAGGGAAGAAACCGGCTCCGAACGAAACACCGGAAATGGAAGCGAAACGGTTGGAGGACGAAGAGAACGGCAAGGAAGTCTTGAAGATGATGAAAGAGGCATACAAAGAGAGAACGGGATCGACTACGACCAAATAATTACGAACTCCGCACATTGGCTCGGGGTTTATGATGTGGATTTAATCATGTCATGGACTCCTAACGAGTACAAGCTTCTGCTCAAAGGGGCCAAGTTGCGAAAAATAGATGAATTGGAGCTTATGGCAAGAAACGCCATGTTTCACCGTTACGCCATGAATGAGAAGCGCCCCAAAGAAACGAAAATGTTTGATGCAAAGAAGGCCAGACGTCAATTGGAGCGCAATATCACTGGCGATAACGACAAATGGCGCAAGTCAGATGTAAACGAGCTTGGCAAACGAGCCAAAGGGGTTCAGCGGTTTAATGATGCAATCCGCAACCACTTTTCAAAATCCGGACAAGGAATGGGGTGAGGGAATGATCGAAAGACTGACAGCGATAGTTGAAGCACAGACACGAAAATTTAATCGCAGTATGGATCGTGTCAACGATATAATGCGCCGGATGGCTGATCATCACACTGTCGAGATTGACGCCGAAATTGCCAGCTTTCAAGCAAGAGTACGGCAGGCGGCGCAACAAATAGATAATTTTGTTCATCGACATGAACGAACGCGGGTTGATTTAGATGCGGATTCAGACCCTTTAACACGGGCCATCAATTGGGCGAAGCAAAGATTAAGACAGATTCCCCAAACTGTCACCACGCAATTAATGGGGAATGTGCGGCCGTTATCTTCCGCATTGGCACGCGCTAAAGCAGGGCTATCGGCGGTGGCGAACAGAATCACAACGACGATAGACGGAAATCCCACTCCTTTAGGGCGTGCTGTCGCTGTTGCGCGGTCAGCCATAGCATCAGTATCTCATAACGTAACTACCACTTTTAATGCGGCCACGTCGCCTATCATGCGCGGGGTTTCGGCAGTCCGTTCAGCTTTGGCTTCACTGCCAAACAGAATTACCACGGTCATAAACGGAAACACAGCTGCGCTTATGCGCTCTGTAGCAACGGCACGCGCTGCTCTGGCGTCCTTGCCGAGAAAAGTATGGATTAGTATAGAAGCTCGAATTGATCGGTTTGAAACGTCAATGAACAGGCTTGCCAAGATCACAAACTCAGTTTCAACGGTCATCGGTCATTCAATTGCCGGGGCACTAACGTCCCTACTCCCTGCAATCTCGCCAGCCCTTGCAAGTATTGTCGGGGTAATCGGCTCATTGGGTCCTATGCTCGGGGTGGCAGCCGGCGGAGTAATGGGGTTAACCAGTGCATTTGCAACAGCGGGAACAGGCGCGGCGGCATTCGGCGCCCTTGCTATTACTTCGATAAGCGGTGTATTCAAAGCATCCGAAGACCTTTCCAAGCTGCAGGAGAAGCTGGACAATGCAACAAGCGCGAAAGAGCGCGCTAAAATCATGAAACAGATCAATAATCTGCAAAAATCTCTTGGAAAAGAAGAGAGAGAGGCATTAAAGAACCTCGAAGACTTTAAAGACAATTGGCGGGACATCGGTACGATGGTTCAAAAGCCGATCTTAAAAACATTCGGTATGTCTCTAAATACGTTTAAACTCGCGCTTAACTCACTCATTCCAATGTTTGATGGACTGGCAAAAGAGGGCGTGGGACTGGCTAAAAGCATGGACAAGGCTTTTAAAGCTCCGGACATGCAGAGATTCATTTCCTATCTGAACAAAGAAGCTCCGGGGGCGTTTGCTTCATTCGGCCGATCTGCCGGGAATGTCTTACGGACAGTTTTTAATCTGATCGTAGCATTCGGACCGACCGGAAAGAGCATGACAAAATCCATCGAAGGAATGACCCAATCATGGGTGAAGTGGTCAGCGAACTTGGGCTCCTCAAAGAAATTTCAGGCTTTCGTGGAGTATACAAAAACCAACGGCCCGAAACTGCTGCAGATCATCAGAAACTTTTCGGGCGGTCTGACTAAGCTGTTTACTGGATTCGCTCCTATGTCTCAAGACATGATGACATCGCTGGTAGGTATGACAAAGCGGTTCAATGAGTGGGCTGGCAGCGTTACGAAAACAAAAGAATTTCAATCGTTCATTGACTATATCAAAACTAACGGCCCTACAGTATGGAGCACATTGGGGCAGATCGCGAAGACTATCATCAACTTGCTTGTTGGCATGGCTCCACTCGGCAAAACGATCTTGGAGAATGTAAACGGGTTTTTGAAATTTACTAATGCGGCGATGGAAGCAAACCCGGCAATTGGGAAGTTCATTGCAGCGGGCATTTCATTAATCGGTGCTTTAAGAGCTATTGTTCCGGCGATAGTAGCAGTCAGTGCTGTTACCAACGGTCTTAAAGATTTTAAAGATGCAGCTGAATATCTACGAACCTTCAAAACCACAGCTGCGGGTATAAAGCTGGCCGGCCTGATTGGTCAATTAAAATCAGCGATAGCAACTATGGGACAATTCATTGCGAAGTATACAGCGATGGCAGCAAGAGCAACAGCTAATGCTGTTAAAATGGCGGCGTCATGGACTGCGATGAAAATCAGCTCTTTCATAACAATGCTGAAAAACGGCATTAAGCAGATGGGGCTTTTCATTGCCAGAATAACTGTTTTAGCGGCAAAATCAGCAGCCCAAGCAACACGAATGGCAGCGGCGTGGACTGCGGCAAAAATCAGTTCATTTGTGTCAATGTTGGCGGCAGGTATTAAACAAATGATCTTATTTGGTAAACGCTTGGTCATTTTGGCAGCTCAAGCAGCGGCAAATGCGGCGCGCATGGCAGCGTCATGGATCATCGCAATGGGGCCTATCGGTTGGATTACAGCGGCGGTTATAGCCTTAGTTGTTCTCATTATTGCCAATTGGGATAAAGTCAAGAAGTACACCCTTCAAGTTTGGGGCGTCATATCTCAGTGGCTCCAATCTGTATGGGAAGGCATTAAAACAGCGGCAACATCAACATGGAACGCAATAACGTCGTTTTTCTCCACTGTTTGGAATGGAATTGTTTCGGCAGCTAAAACCATTTGGAACGGGCTATCTGCTTTCTTTAAATGGGAATTCAATTTGTACAAAACCATTTTCACAACAGTTTGGAATGCTATAAAATCGTTTGCCTCTTCTGTCTGGAATGGTATTAAAAAGACTGCGACTTCAGTATGGAACGGCATTAAGAACACTATTACCTCAATTTGGTCGGGGCTTAAATCGGCGGCCGTCACAGCCTTTACGTATATGCGGGCGCAGATCGTTAACAGGATCATTGCGACGAGAGATAAAATGATCAGCATCTGGAATGCAATTAAGAGTAAAGTATCGTCCATATGGAATGCCCTGAAAAGTGCTGCAGTGACTGCTTTTACCTATATGCGCGCACAAATTGTGAATCGCATTATTGCAACCAGAGACAAAATGGTCAGTTTGTGGAACTCGATAAAAAGCAAAGTGACATCTGTCTGGAATGCTTTAAAAAGTGCAGCTGTAACAGCCTTCAACTACATGCGGGCGCAAATCGTCAATAGAATTGTAGCGACGAGAGACAGAGTAATAAGCCTCTGGAATACAGTGAAAAGCAAAGTGATGTCCATTTGGAACGGCATTAAAAGCGCAGCTTCTACAGCGTTCAGCTATATGAAAGCGCAAATCGTAAACCGTATCCAAGCAACGAAAGAACGCATTGTCAGCATT is a window encoding:
- a CDS encoding phage portal protein, with the protein product MYPITPTHTEELLKIIEDSAETSDTLPDTTVIQKMIDKHELDRDRMLEGVAYYMNQADIKKRLRYFYEDGVRKIDTEKPNNRISHNWHKLLVQQKVQYLVGKPITFNAEDSKFLELVNDFVNEDFDDVMNELLKNASNKGSEWLHPFVDEDGKFDFIRIPAEEVIAVYDTTKKRKLLYAIRYYDVKNIDDEYTRKVELYTDEQIFYYVMHDGTLVLDFDYERNPESHFYLGNAGYGWGKVPLIEFKNNEEGVSDLVFYKDLIDQYNSNISNNANTFDEMQDFIYILKNFGGQNLSEFMTNLRYYKAVEVGSDGGMDMKTAEVPIDSANTHLDRLEENIYRFGQGVNNNPDKVGNSPTNVAIKNLYSLLDLKANEAERKFRPALHAFFWFFTEYLRMTGQGEYDHTLLQMTFNRSRMTNELEEVQMGNQSTDLSKETRLAHHPWVDDVEAEMKRIESEEIEYRNSMPPLTDVETDAGGDEDEPE
- a CDS encoding phage minor head protein, whose amino-acid sequence is MNQNDIDKYLDDMITEDAQKIDVVFASRLKEINAQIARLYAKYSKDGQLTFADANKYNRLNKEMERMAEESHKAFKTILTIVEALAAKQFLENYMRSAYLFELESVVNLGFSIPTAEVIRQAILNPIAELTLSAIYRRHRDDYVRQIQISVAQGLQAGEDYSKIARRIERATEFARRKARDVARTEAHRVQVSARMESAEKASKRSNLEKMWNATLDLKTRAGHRKLDGKTIERNGLFKSIYGGVGPAPGHMNNAKDDINCRCTITFKVNGVLPDTRRARKRGNGAGETIPYQTYEEWYKSIEERGK
- a CDS encoding phage scaffolding protein, translating into MSLKELLGDDLYAQVIEKAGDQKIDIVSNGQWFPKERFDAVNNEKKDLKSQLDERDQQLTALQKQAKGNEELQAAIEQLQEDNKKTAEEYQQKLDQQAFDFAIESALRDAKSKNIKAVKANLNLDGLKLADGKVIGLDEQLTALRESDSYLFEEDQKGAPSLAGRQPHDTANSGVHSPTGKNPFSQDHLNLTEQGHILKSDPEQARKLIIQAGGNPAIYGL
- a CDS encoding fibronectin type III domain-containing protein; translated protein: MSLLLRPNAPQNLRFTSTSNSVTVNWDAVAGADSYNVYRGADKRLDKNVTKPEYSTDGLTPDTKLTINVTSVNESGESAMSEIATKTNAEGGSE
- a CDS encoding Rho termination factor N-terminal domain-containing protein yields the protein MGATTFWLLEQELKRRANIDKAAQEKLSYDEMTVEQLKQVAKDKGISGYYNMKRETLLEKLKG
- a CDS encoding phage head-tail connector protein, which produces MDIQQVKRMIGITTDKHDAYLSEVVPILIEVAADECKNTFDPKALPAGVKIFVAKAAEYNMTPSGLSGRSMGDVSYSYNTEFPQHIMKNLYPYRKAFR
- a CDS encoding phage head closure protein → MIYEEFPHVITFQRWEEVPDGGGGYVEKFTDYLTTEAFVGGITSREYYQAQQLQNPVDCNVYFPYRNDIEKTMRIIYENKVLTLKSDPIDQGGMHEIMNLKCQVTGVLKGNG
- a CDS encoding HK97 gp10 family phage protein — its product is MAEVSGRWVRQMQRATSEFRSRVIDDIKQLVTDTAELIYSHAVLNAPTAAIDGGNLKNSIEIDYQEGGLRAVISVGADYAVYVEYGTGIYAEEGGGRQTPWVYYDTKLNRWVVTRGMRAQPFWNPAVDEGMRYFASQM
- a CDS encoding DUF3168 domain-containing protein, with amino-acid sequence MRSALWPLQAALFKRLSTDEELDGRVTGVFDAVPKDQQKPYVTMGDDDVSPFKTKTSSGEEINVVLHCWSGYNGKKEAMEILSLMLQALTSRPLTIEGFSLCRSEMRSMQVITDIDGYTRHGILRMRFTINN
- a CDS encoding phage major tail protein, TP901-1 family, producing the protein MPDLLNGKDEIYFVQPMDAKGADGLFIAFQTEGSHTKEQDTLDESTKSGRIVGYGTKNESFELTYYAAVTDPGQEAIESAYDNEKAIKVWKVNKNKNKNDKHDSVFGHAIIESLEFSQPQDGFVEVSITLPVLGKTFKGELPPLSDEILAMIESSAGATKFEEFGGTTTP
- a CDS encoding fibronectin type III domain-containing protein translates to MNPLPARLSLRNSAARLRPNAPQNLSFTATTDSVTVKWDAVDGATSYKVYRGASKQLDANVTGTSHTLTGIAADTKLTVNVSAVNDAGESSMSEIVTQTQAVTP
- a CDS encoding fibronectin type III domain-containing protein, yielding MRASPQCLRLLRKHKRLRPNVPRNITAKSATSNQVSFSWDAVKGATSYNIYRFYAKIATVSTNSYTSNPNLKPDTAYIFNVSAVNSAGESERSANFTIRTEKES
- a CDS encoding tail assembly chaperone encodes the protein MAYLTIGDKEYKSRCDFAFDRLANEKYSTEDEKGKGGTMNIYMSLLNEEASYLSAFWDCALAYLKKEKPSTEAIEEAIMKIIDEDETGEAIDKMINEAFTTLDSAGFFKGVIRQRWKMMEKMNKGKKPAPNETPEMEAKRLEDEENGKEVLKMMKEAYKERTGSTTTK